A genomic region of Brevibacillus sp. JNUCC-41 contains the following coding sequences:
- a CDS encoding aspartate aminotransferase family protein, translating into MSLTVQKINWEQVKEWDRKYLMRTFSTQNEYQPVPIESTEGDYLIMPDGTRLLDFFNQLYCVNLGQKNQKVNAAIKEALDRYGFVWDTYATDYKAKAAKIIIEDILVDEDWPGKVRFVSTGSEAVETALNIARLYTNRPLVVTREHDYHGWTGGAATVTRLRSYRSGLVGENSESFSAQIPGSSYNSAVLMAPSPNMFQDSNGNCLKDENGELLSVKYTRRMIENYGPEQVAAVITEVSQGAGSAMPPYEYIPQIRKMTKELGVLWINDEVLTGFGRTGKWFGYQHYGVQPDIITMGKGLSSSSLPAGAVVVSKEIAAFMDKHRWESVSTYAGHPVAMAAVCANLEVMMEENFVEQAKNSGEYIRSKLELLQQKHKSIGNFDGYGLLWIVDIVNAKTKTPYVKLDRNFTHGMNPNQIPTQIIMKKALEKGVLIGGVMPNTMRIGASLNVSREDIDKAMDALDYALDYLESGELQQS; encoded by the coding sequence CAAAATGAGTATCAACCTGTACCGATTGAATCAACAGAAGGTGACTATTTGATTATGCCTGATGGCACAAGATTATTAGATTTCTTCAATCAACTTTATTGTGTCAATTTAGGTCAGAAAAATCAAAAAGTTAATGCTGCAATCAAGGAGGCTTTAGACCGATATGGTTTTGTATGGGATACTTATGCAACTGATTATAAAGCCAAAGCAGCTAAGATAATTATTGAGGATATTTTAGTTGATGAAGACTGGCCAGGAAAAGTTAGGTTCGTATCAACAGGAAGTGAAGCAGTGGAAACGGCATTGAATATCGCGAGGTTATATACAAATCGCCCACTAGTGGTTACACGAGAACACGATTATCATGGTTGGACTGGTGGAGCAGCTACTGTTACTCGATTAAGGTCATATCGAAGTGGTTTAGTTGGGGAAAATTCAGAATCTTTTTCAGCACAAATACCTGGTTCATCATATAATAGTGCTGTTTTGATGGCACCATCCCCTAACATGTTTCAGGATTCGAACGGCAACTGCCTAAAAGATGAAAACGGGGAATTGTTGAGTGTAAAGTATACACGTCGTATGATCGAAAACTATGGTCCGGAACAAGTGGCAGCAGTGATAACTGAAGTATCGCAAGGTGCAGGCTCTGCTATGCCCCCATATGAATACATTCCACAGATCCGAAAAATGACAAAAGAACTAGGTGTCCTTTGGATTAATGATGAGGTTCTTACTGGCTTTGGGCGGACAGGGAAGTGGTTTGGATATCAGCATTATGGGGTACAGCCAGATATAATCACTATGGGTAAAGGACTCTCCAGTTCCTCACTCCCTGCTGGCGCTGTCGTAGTTAGTAAGGAAATTGCAGCGTTTATGGATAAGCACCGATGGGAGTCAGTATCCACCTATGCGGGTCATCCAGTTGCGATGGCTGCGGTCTGTGCAAATTTAGAAGTGATGATGGAAGAAAACTTTGTTGAGCAAGCGAAGAACAGCGGAGAGTATATAAGGAGTAAACTTGAACTTCTGCAACAAAAACATAAAAGTATAGGCAATTTCGACGGATATGGCCTTTTATGGATAGTAGATATTGTGAATGCCAAGACTAAGACTCCATATGTAAAATTGGACCGGAACTTCACACACGGGATGAATCCAAATCAAATCCCTACACAAATCATTATGAAAAAAGCGCTAGAAAAAGGAGTGCTGATTGGTGGAGTAATGCCTAATACAATGAGAATTGGCGCATCTCTGAATGTTAGTCGTGAAGACATCGATAAAGCAATGGATGCACTGGATTACGCACTTGACTATTTGGAAAGTGGAGAATTGCAGCAATCCTAA
- the mbcS gene encoding acyl-CoA synthetase MbcS produces MKKEDLIAPEYYNFTQEVEKFVNQDNRIAIKWLNELGDLLEITYLDLVKQLNKYANALLKQGLKKGDKILLTLPRIPESYFIYLACIKLGIVIIPCSEMLRNKDLSYRIGHSGARAIISYYQFISEVDDIKDELTTLTLKFIIGNTFEGWISLDKIAANESEFCEGAKTKSDEMAFLPYTSGTTGNPKAVVHTHGWAYAHLQTASKQWLGVKDEDTVWATAAPGWQKWIWSPFLSTIGMGATAFVYHGSFDPNKYLQLLQVNNISVLCCTPTEYRLMAKVDNIEKYSLSALRSAVSAGEPLNRQVIDTFKKHFDVEVRDGYGQTENTLLVGTLMGMEIKPGSMGKPTPGNKVDIIDKEGNPVKSGEVGDIAVHRSTPALFVEYYKDPERTAKALREDWYITGDQATKDEDGYFWFEGRSDDIIISSGYTIGPFEVEDALTKHLAVKECAVVASPDEIRGSVVKAFVVLRNPKDVNKEELVLELQEHVKKLTAPYKYPRIIEFVSDLPKTTSGKIRRKELRQQKEAKELIK; encoded by the coding sequence GTGAAAAAGGAAGATTTAATTGCCCCAGAGTATTATAACTTTACTCAAGAAGTTGAAAAGTTTGTAAACCAGGATAATAGAATTGCAATTAAATGGTTGAATGAGCTAGGAGATTTGTTGGAAATCACATACTTGGATTTAGTTAAACAATTAAATAAATATGCTAACGCTTTATTAAAACAAGGTTTGAAAAAGGGAGATAAAATATTACTGACATTACCACGTATACCTGAATCTTATTTTATTTATTTAGCTTGTATAAAATTAGGTATTGTAATTATCCCATGCTCAGAAATGCTCAGAAACAAAGATTTGAGTTATCGCATAGGACACTCAGGCGCAAGGGCTATCATTTCATATTACCAATTTATTTCGGAAGTAGACGATATTAAAGATGAACTGACAACCTTAACTCTTAAATTTATAATCGGCAATACCTTTGAAGGATGGATTTCATTAGATAAGATTGCAGCCAATGAAAGTGAATTTTGTGAAGGTGCTAAAACAAAAAGTGATGAAATGGCGTTCTTGCCTTATACATCCGGGACAACAGGTAATCCAAAAGCAGTGGTCCACACTCATGGATGGGCATATGCACATTTACAAACCGCATCAAAACAGTGGTTAGGAGTTAAAGATGAGGATACAGTTTGGGCAACAGCTGCCCCTGGTTGGCAAAAATGGATATGGAGTCCTTTCTTATCAACAATAGGTATGGGGGCAACAGCATTTGTATACCATGGGAGTTTTGATCCAAACAAGTACCTACAATTATTGCAAGTAAATAATATTTCCGTTTTGTGTTGTACACCTACGGAATACCGCCTTATGGCAAAGGTGGATAATATTGAAAAATATTCCCTATCAGCACTTAGAAGCGCAGTTTCTGCTGGTGAACCATTGAACCGTCAAGTCATAGATACATTTAAAAAGCATTTTGATGTAGAAGTTCGTGATGGATATGGACAAACCGAAAATACCCTTTTGGTCGGTACATTGATGGGAATGGAGATTAAACCAGGATCAATGGGTAAACCAACCCCAGGAAACAAGGTAGATATTATAGATAAAGAAGGAAACCCTGTAAAATCAGGCGAAGTGGGAGATATTGCTGTTCATAGAAGTACACCTGCTCTGTTTGTAGAATATTATAAGGACCCAGAGCGGACTGCAAAGGCGCTACGTGAAGATTGGTATATTACTGGAGATCAGGCTACTAAAGATGAGGATGGTTACTTTTGGTTCGAAGGTCGAAGTGATGATATTATTATTAGTTCTGGCTATACAATTGGACCCTTTGAGGTAGAAGATGCATTAACTAAGCATTTAGCTGTTAAAGAGTGTGCAGTAGTTGCAAGTCCAGACGAGATTCGTGGCAGCGTGGTAAAAGCATTTGTTGTATTACGTAATCCAAAAGATGTAAATAAAGAGGAGCTCGTTTTAGAATTACAAGAGCATGTCAAAAAGCTTACGGCACCATACAAGTATCCTAGAATTATCGAATTTGTATCAGATTTACCGAAAACAACTTCAGGGAAGATTCGCCGTAAAGAATTACGTCAGCAAAAAGAAGCTAAAGAATTAATAAAATAG